Proteins encoded in a region of the Ruegeria sp. AD91A genome:
- a CDS encoding Gfo/Idh/MocA family protein, which translates to MKRILVAGGGLIGIRHVHAVIEHPGCMLVGLADPDGSIQINAPRFASMDDVQDPVDGVIIATPTRLHTENGILAASRGWHMLIEKPVAASVNDALRLKRIVRQADVRSLVGHHRRYHSTLQHLKEVITQGTIGRVINVSLLWAMRKPNSYFEQNWRTSDGSPVMINLVHDIDVLRFVIGEISDVVALPGASIRGSDRIESGAVAIAFENGSTGTISFADSAPSPWGFEAGTGENPNIGTTRQDMMWITGTKGAVSFPSMTLWRGKDWGTAAQKDQLLRPKQKREPLEAQLDHFLDVIDGASPLIDVEDATRTLEVTSRIEQGLKARSARARAPT; encoded by the coding sequence GTGAAACGGATCCTAGTAGCCGGCGGCGGATTGATCGGTATCCGCCACGTCCACGCCGTGATCGAGCATCCCGGCTGCATGTTGGTCGGGTTGGCCGATCCAGATGGCTCGATCCAGATCAATGCGCCACGTTTCGCCAGTATGGACGATGTGCAGGACCCGGTGGATGGCGTCATAATCGCAACGCCGACCCGCCTGCACACCGAAAACGGGATCCTGGCCGCGTCGCGCGGGTGGCACATGCTGATCGAAAAGCCGGTTGCCGCGTCGGTCAATGACGCCTTGCGCCTGAAGAGGATCGTCCGCCAGGCCGATGTCCGCAGCCTGGTGGGCCACCATCGGCGGTATCACAGCACCTTGCAGCACCTGAAGGAGGTGATCACACAAGGAACGATCGGACGGGTCATCAACGTCTCGTTGCTGTGGGCCATGCGCAAACCCAACAGCTATTTTGAACAGAACTGGCGGACTTCGGATGGCAGCCCGGTCATGATCAATCTAGTGCATGATATCGATGTACTGCGCTTTGTGATCGGAGAAATCTCGGATGTCGTAGCCCTGCCCGGCGCGTCGATCCGCGGATCGGATCGGATAGAAAGCGGCGCCGTCGCGATCGCCTTCGAAAACGGCTCGACAGGCACCATCAGCTTTGCCGACTCTGCGCCCAGCCCATGGGGGTTTGAGGCAGGAACCGGCGAAAACCCGAACATCGGCACGACCCGACAGGACATGATGTGGATCACTGGAACGAAGGGCGCTGTAAGTTTTCCTTCCATGACCCTGTGGCGTGGAAAGGATTGGGGCACTGCGGCCCAAAAAGACCAACTTCTGCGACCGAAACAAAAACGCGAGCCGCTGGAGGCCCAGTTGGATCATTTCCTTGACGTGATCGACGGCGCCTCACCGTTGATCGACGTCGAGGATGCGACCCGGACGCTCGAGGTCACATCACGGATAGAACAGGGGCTAAAAGCGCGGTCAGCTCGAGCGCGGGCGCCGACCTGA
- a CDS encoding NAD(P)-dependent oxidoreductase — translation MHPNFKTARARHKNENQRHLRKGKPMSKPSIGFIGLGLMGGAMVSRLLDQGYSVTVLGNRDRTHLDDAIDRGAREAQNARDLAQASDIVMLCMGTSEQVEGRMRGADGVIEGLKPGAIVIDFGTSLPGSTRALAKEVAAAGGSYLDAPLGRTPSHALEGKLNIMTSGDKAAFDKAGPTLKDLGENVFYLGPVGSGHTIKLINNFFAMTVANAMAEAFAMADITGVDRRQLYDVMAAGPLHSGMMDFVKAYGVENDPNQLAFAIKNAAKDLGYYDRMAREAGVTSVMSQGALSALNDARDHGQADDMVSQMVDYYVKRFNT, via the coding sequence GTGCATCCGAACTTCAAAACCGCCCGCGCCAGACACAAGAATGAAAACCAGAGACATTTACGGAAAGGGAAACCAATGAGCAAACCATCAATCGGGTTTATCGGCCTGGGACTAATGGGTGGAGCCATGGTAAGCCGGCTGTTGGACCAGGGATACTCGGTCACGGTCTTGGGAAACCGCGACCGAACGCATCTGGACGACGCGATTGACCGGGGCGCCCGTGAGGCGCAAAACGCCCGAGATCTGGCACAAGCCAGCGACATCGTGATGCTGTGCATGGGAACCTCTGAACAGGTCGAGGGTCGTATGCGCGGTGCAGATGGCGTGATCGAGGGATTGAAGCCCGGGGCGATCGTCATCGACTTTGGCACCTCGCTTCCGGGCAGCACACGCGCCTTGGCCAAGGAGGTTGCCGCAGCCGGCGGAAGCTATCTTGATGCGCCTCTTGGCCGGACGCCCTCGCACGCGCTGGAAGGCAAGCTCAACATCATGACTTCCGGCGACAAGGCAGCCTTTGACAAGGCTGGGCCGACACTGAAGGACTTGGGCGAAAACGTCTTTTACCTTGGCCCTGTCGGATCGGGGCACACCATCAAGTTGATCAACAACTTCTTCGCAATGACCGTCGCGAACGCGATGGCCGAAGCCTTTGCAATGGCAGATATCACCGGCGTTGATCGCAGGCAGCTTTATGACGTGATGGCCGCAGGACCGCTGCATTCCGGAATGATGGATTTCGTCAAAGCCTACGGTGTCGAGAATGACCCGAACCAACTCGCCTTCGCCATCAAGAACGCGGCAAAAGACCTTGGGTATTATGACCGCATGGCGCGCGAGGCCGGTGTTACCAGCGTGATGTCGCAGGGCGCGCTTTCAGCGCTGAACGACGCGCGCGACCACGGTCAGGCGGATGACATGGTCAGCCAGATGGTTGACTACTACGTCAAGCGCTTCAACACCTGA
- a CDS encoding DMT family transporter → MAVTANPTADLPRLGIVLMLTAWLFFSLVDLGAKWLALAGVPAFQLAFMRYAGHFVISVGVIAKGGIEAGRFKTDHPWQVISRALLLISATVFNFYALRFLPLTVVSAIMFSSPVIVCFLSVFVLKESVGPWRWAAIILGFLGVLVVVRPLGTAFHPTMLLIVYNATALALYSMMTRRLSGVVAVDTMQFYLGLTGTVVLLPFAIWFWVQPENTWSLIVLIGLGVFGWCGHQLLTNAHRFGTANQLMPFTYSFLIYVAIWGYLFFDTIPDAFTLAGAALIMVAGLIIWKREKK, encoded by the coding sequence ATGGCCGTCACCGCCAACCCCACCGCGGACTTGCCGCGCCTGGGCATCGTGCTGATGCTGACAGCGTGGCTGTTCTTTTCACTGGTGGACCTTGGGGCCAAGTGGTTGGCGTTGGCCGGCGTGCCGGCATTTCAATTGGCGTTCATGCGTTACGCGGGACACTTCGTGATCTCGGTGGGTGTGATCGCCAAAGGCGGGATTGAGGCTGGCCGGTTCAAGACCGACCACCCATGGCAAGTCATCAGCCGGGCCTTGCTGCTGATCTCTGCGACCGTTTTCAACTTTTATGCCCTGCGGTTTCTACCTTTGACCGTCGTGTCAGCGATCATGTTCTCAAGCCCTGTCATCGTGTGTTTTCTGTCCGTTTTCGTGTTGAAAGAGAGCGTTGGCCCTTGGCGTTGGGCGGCCATCATCCTGGGCTTTCTGGGGGTTCTGGTTGTCGTCCGGCCGCTTGGCACGGCCTTTCATCCGACCATGTTGCTGATCGTCTACAACGCCACAGCGTTGGCCTTGTACTCGATGATGACGCGCAGGCTGTCCGGGGTTGTTGCCGTGGACACCATGCAGTTCTACCTCGGGCTTACCGGGACGGTGGTCCTACTGCCTTTCGCCATCTGGTTCTGGGTCCAGCCGGAAAACACCTGGAGCCTGATTGTTTTGATCGGTCTTGGCGTCTTTGGCTGGTGCGGGCATCAACTGCTGACGAACGCGCATCGTTTCGGAACGGCGAACCAGTTGATGCCATTCACCTATTCGTTCCTGATCTACGTTGCGATCTGGGGCTATCTGTTCTTTGACACGATACCGGACGCATTCACATTGGCAGGGGCCGCGCTGATCATGGTTGCAGGCCTCATAATCTGGAAAAGAGAAAAGAAATGA
- a CDS encoding sugar kinase, whose protein sequence is MTRIACIGEAMIELSMLESGAKVGVAGDTLNTAIYMHRAAPDLQVEYVTCLGDDPFSERIAGFIASHGIVTSGIRIIPNASPGLYAITTSANGERSFTYWRSEAAARQLFGDHDFSLLNGYDVLYLSGISVAILPHEVRLALLDWLEGSSIRLVYDSNFRPRLWDSIEHARQINQRLWQRADIALPSIDDEMALFGESPDQVAARFSDHHGIGALKRGEDGPLSIGQNIKQTYEPAKNVLDTTAAGDSFNGGYLAALLTGKSQAEALMAGHNLASTVVQVRGAIIPG, encoded by the coding sequence ATGACGCGAATTGCCTGTATCGGCGAAGCCATGATCGAATTGTCCATGCTGGAATCTGGCGCAAAGGTGGGCGTCGCTGGGGATACGCTGAACACCGCCATCTACATGCACCGCGCCGCTCCTGATTTGCAGGTGGAGTATGTAACATGTCTGGGCGACGACCCGTTCTCGGAGCGTATCGCGGGGTTCATCGCCAGTCATGGTATCGTGACATCCGGCATCCGCATCATTCCGAACGCCTCCCCGGGACTCTATGCGATCACGACATCTGCGAACGGTGAACGCAGCTTTACCTATTGGCGCAGCGAGGCAGCCGCCCGTCAGCTTTTTGGCGATCACGACTTCAGTCTGCTGAACGGCTACGACGTGCTGTACTTGTCAGGGATTTCCGTGGCCATTCTTCCGCACGAGGTGAGACTTGCGCTGCTGGACTGGCTCGAAGGCTCTTCCATCCGGTTAGTCTATGACAGCAACTTTCGTCCGCGTCTTTGGGACAGCATCGAGCACGCCCGGCAGATCAACCAACGGCTTTGGCAGCGTGCAGACATTGCCCTGCCGTCCATTGACGACGAGATGGCGCTGTTCGGGGAAAGCCCGGATCAGGTGGCGGCACGCTTTTCCGATCATCACGGCATCGGTGCGTTGAAACGCGGAGAGGATGGCCCCCTGTCGATCGGTCAGAACATTAAGCAGACCTATGAGCCTGCCAAAAACGTGCTGGATACCACAGCCGCGGGCGACAGTTTCAACGGTGGGTACCTCGCGGCCTTGCTGACCGGAAAATCGCAGGCCGAGGCCCTGATGGCCGGACACAATCTGGCATCCACTGTTGTTCAGGTCCGCGGCGCAATCATTCCTGGATAA
- a CDS encoding mannitol dehydrogenase family protein has protein sequence MGTILHFGLGNFARAHLLDYTDQAGGWDVVGVSLRSSSVRDGLARQGFEYDLCVQGQGVRRIKTLRDVLVAPEDRAAVFTVMADAEIISATVTEKGYHLDAAGKLNLQDPAIAADLAGQGPATLIGFLAFGLAERRKPVTVLSCDNRMENGKTLETAVADFAKAAGLDVNWDAVRFPNAMVDRITPATTNAVRAISGDPMAVPTEAFSEWVIEGSFAGPHPDWPGVQLVDDVVPHETRKLRMLNGAHSLLAYAGLERGLTYVHEAVGDPVLRPLVSELMKDAGATLPAALQAQVPDYAESLLRRFENPELAHRLDQIAMDGSQKLPYRFVPTLRITGSQAVIAGMQAWISYCMSETAEGRALNDPCASEIASAVKQPDPVVPLLRLVGAEDLAPLIQE, from the coding sequence ATGGGTACAATTCTTCACTTCGGCCTCGGAAACTTTGCGCGGGCGCATTTGCTGGATTACACCGATCAAGCGGGCGGATGGGACGTTGTCGGCGTCAGCCTGCGTTCATCCTCGGTTCGGGATGGATTGGCCCGACAGGGCTTCGAATACGATCTGTGCGTACAGGGGCAGGGCGTCCGTCGCATCAAAACTCTGCGGGACGTTCTGGTCGCGCCCGAGGATCGTGCAGCGGTTTTCACTGTAATGGCGGATGCTGAGATCATCTCGGCGACCGTGACCGAGAAAGGTTATCATTTGGATGCCGCGGGCAAGCTGAACCTTCAAGACCCGGCGATTGCCGCCGATCTGGCGGGGCAAGGGCCTGCGACGCTGATCGGGTTTCTTGCCTTTGGCCTTGCGGAACGGCGCAAGCCAGTGACGGTGCTTAGCTGCGACAATCGTATGGAGAACGGAAAAACGCTTGAAACAGCGGTTGCCGATTTTGCGAAAGCAGCCGGTCTGGACGTGAATTGGGACGCTGTTCGCTTTCCCAACGCGATGGTCGACCGGATCACCCCGGCCACCACGAACGCCGTTCGCGCAATCAGCGGCGACCCTATGGCTGTTCCGACAGAGGCGTTCTCGGAGTGGGTCATCGAAGGTAGTTTCGCCGGCCCGCATCCGGATTGGCCAGGTGTGCAACTGGTCGATGACGTGGTTCCGCACGAGACGCGAAAGCTGCGCATGTTGAACGGTGCGCATTCCCTGTTGGCTTATGCCGGATTAGAGCGGGGTTTGACCTATGTCCACGAAGCGGTTGGAGACCCGGTTTTGCGCCCGCTGGTTTCCGAGTTGATGAAAGATGCGGGCGCAACGCTGCCCGCTGCACTGCAAGCACAGGTCCCGGACTATGCCGAGTCCCTGTTGCGCCGGTTTGAAAACCCCGAGCTGGCGCACCGGCTGGACCAAATCGCGATGGATGGCAGTCAGAAGCTGCCGTATCGGTTTGTTCCCACACTCCGTATAACCGGCTCTCAGGCGGTGATCGCGGGGATGCAGGCCTGGATTTCCTATTGCATGTCCGAGACCGCCGAAGGCAGGGCGCTGAACGATCCTTGCGCGTCAGAAATCGCCTCGGCCGTTAAACAGCCAGACCCGGTAGTGCCGCTTTTGCGCCTTGTCGGCGCTGAGGATCTCGCGCCACTTATCCAGGAATGA